The following proteins come from a genomic window of Kwoniella bestiolae CBS 10118 chromosome 3, complete sequence:
- a CDS encoding hydroxymethylglutaryl-CoA synthase has protein sequence MSEFDIPARPSNVGILGMEMYFPKRCISEDALEDFDGVSKGKYTIGLGQKYMAFTDDKEDINSVALTVVSSLLKKYNVDPTSIGRLDVGTETLIDKSKATKTILMNLFAPSGNTDIEGIDSKNACYGSTAALFNVINWIQSESWDGRNAIVMCGDIAIYKEGSARPVGGMGACALLIGPDAPLVIEPVHGTHIANTWDFYKPDLSAEYPTVDGPWTIAAYLGALDAAYSTYLDKAQKSRARAAKKLSLASVSAAVSDIAGAAKTFVNGINGDATNGANGHASNGVETKDEQGIEQFDYVCLHSPYGKLVQKGHARMFYNDYIRNPSSPKFANVPETISIEKTKTYTDKVVEKTFVGVAAEHYKSAVVPGSDCVQRCGNMYTASLYGALASVLASAPEGLETGKRIGMYAFGSGCAASFYALRVVGSTKDIADKLQLKERLASMDVRPCEEYVTALKLREENHNAVKYAPQGSIDDIWPGAYYLEGVDELYRRTYAVKPVA, from the exons ATGTCAGAATTCGATATCCCAGCTAGACCCTCCAACGTCGGTATCCTAGGTATGGAGATGTACTTCCCAAAGAGG TGTATCTCTGAAGACGCTCTCGAGGATTTCGATGGTGTGTCCAAGGGGAAATATACCATTGGATTGGGTCAAAAGTACATGGCATTCACCGATGACAA AGAGGATATCAACTCTGTAGCTCTTACCG TcgtatcatccctcctcaagaAATACAACGTCGACCCCACCTCCATCGGACGACTGGACGTAGGAACCGAAACCCTCATCGACAAATCAAAAGCAACAAAGACAATCCTCATGAACCTCTTCGCTCCCTCAGGAAACACAGATATCGAAGGTATCGACTCCAAAAACGCATGCTACGGTTCCACCGCGGCGTTGTTCAACGTTATCAACTGGATCCAATCCGAGTCGTGGGATGGTAGGAACGCTATAGTCATGTGTGGTGATATTGCGATTTACAAGGAGGGGTCCGCTCGACCtgttggtgggatgggtgcTTGTGCGTTGTTGATTGGTCCGGATGCGCCTTTGGTGATTGAGC CCGTCCACGGTACTCACATCGCCAACACCTGGGATTTCTACAAACCCGATCTCTCAGCTGAATAC CCCACCGTCGACGGTCCATGGACCATCGCCGCCTACCTCGGTGCCCTCGACGCTGCCTACTCTACATACCTTGACAAAGCCCAGAAATCCCGAGCTAGAGCAGCCAAGAAGCTCTCCCTTGCCTCTGTATCCGCCGCTGTATCAGACATCGCCGGTGCCGCCAAGACCTTTGTCAACGGTATAAATGGTGATGCTACCAACGGCGCTAACGGTCATGCTTCCAATGGTGTTGAGACCAAGGACGAGCAGGGTATTGAACAGTTCGATTACGTTTGTTTGCacag TCCATACGGTAAACTCGTACAGAAAGGACACGCTCGAATGTTCTACAAT GACTACATCCGAAACCCCTCTTCACCCAAATTCGCCAACGTCCCCGAAACCATCTCCATCGAAAAGACCAAGACCTACACTGATAAAGTGGTGGAGAAGACCTTTGTAGGAGTGGCCGCTGAACACTACAAGAGCGCTGTGGTTCCTGGATCGGATTGTGTCCAGAGATGCGGTAACATGTACACCGCCTCGCTGTATGGTGCTTTGGCTAGTGTGCTTGCCAGTGCTCCAGAGGGATTAGAG ACCGGCAAACGAATCGGAATGTACGCTTTCGGTTCAGGTTGCGCCGCCTCTTTCTACGCTTTGAGAGTTGTCGGATCCACCAAAGATATCGCCGATAAATTACAGTTGAAGGAGAGATTGGCTTCTATGGATGTCAGACCTTGTGAGGAGTATGTGACCGCTTTGAAA TTGCGAGAAGAGAACCACAACGCCGTGAAATACGCTCCTCAAGGATCGATCGATGATATCTGGCCTGGTGCTTACTACTTggaaggtgttgatgagTTGTACAGAAGGACTTATGCTGTCAAGCCTGTTGCTTAG